The Desulfovibrio piger DNA segment AGACGCGCTGCGGCGCACGGGGGGCCGCAGCCTGGGCGGACTGGCCGCTCTGGCGCACGTCCTTCATGGCGGCCCACAGGCTCACGCCGTTGAGGTCCACGCGCACGCGCTTGCGGCGTTCGTCCATGTCGGTCACCACGCCGCGCTTGTTGAACACGGTATGGAAGACCTGCTGGCCGGGCGCGAAATGTTCGATCTGCGGCAGCACCGAGGTCTCTTCCTGCACCACGGGCGCGGCCAGATCGGCACGCAGGCGCGACATTTCTTTCAGGGCCTGCTTGTGGGTGGCGCGGCCCTCCTTCCAGGCGCGCATGAGCTCGCCGGCCTTGGCGCGCACTTCGTCATGCAGGCGCAGGCGTTCCTTCTCGGTCTTCTCGCGCATGATCTGGGTGTCGCGGCGGGCCTTTTCCTGCTCCTGACGCAGGCGGGCGATCTCCTGTTCGCGCTCGGCGGCCAGGGCATTGAGGCGGCCCAGCAGGGCGCTGGTGTCCTGCCCGTCCTGCAGGAGATAATGCTCCGCACGGCGCAGGATGCTTTCCGGCAGGCCATGCTCGCGGGCCACGTCCAGGGCCTGGCTGGCGCCCACCTGGTCGTAGGCCAGCTTGAAAAGGGGCTTCTTGCTCTGCGGGTCGAAGAGCACCGAAGCGGCCCGCGCGCCTTCGCGCGACAGGGCGTAGGTCTTGAGGGCCGGGAAGTGGGTGGCGGCCAGCACGAAGGTCTGCTTGTCCAGCAGGCCGTCCAGCACGCCCTGGGCCAGGGCCGCACCCTGGGCGGGGTCGGTACCGGCGCCGAATTCGTCCAGCAGCACGAGGCCGGTGCTGTCCAGATGCTTCCAGGCCTTGGCCAGATGCTGGATCTGGGCCGTGAAGGTGGAAACGTTGTCTTCCAGGCTCTGTTCGTCGCCGATGAAGGCATCCACGCGGCCGAACCAGGGCAGGTGCGAACCGGCGGCCGCGGGCACGGGCAGGCCGCTCAGGGTCATGGCCACGCACAGGCCCAGGGTCTTGAGGCAGACGGTCTTGCCGCCGGCGTTGCCGCCGGTGATGATGAGGGCCCGTTCGCCGGGACGCAGCACGATGTCCAGCGGGCGCACCTGCTGCAGGCCGCCGCTCTTGCCGCGTTCGTCCTTGCGCTGGCGCAGGCTGACCAGGGCCAGCAGGGGATGGCGGGTCTCCAGCAGGCAGACGCCTTCCTCCACGGGCGAGAGCGGCACGCAGCGGCCGTCGTATTCGGCGGCCAGGCGGCGCTTGGCCTGCAAAACGTCCAGCTGGGCCAGGAGTTCCAGGGCGGCACGCGCCCCGGGCAGTTCGGCCAGCAGCAGGCTGCGCAGATAGGCCAGCACCTTGTGCTCTTCCTCGCGCTCCTCGCGCTTCAGCTCCTGGAGGCGGTTGTTGATCTCCACCAGGAACATGGGCTCGAAATAGCAGGTCTCGCCGGTCTGGGACCAGTCATGGATGATGCCCTGCATGCGGCCCTTGAAGTTGGCCTTGAGGGGCAGCACATAGCGGTCCGAGGACAGGGTCATGAACTCGTCCTGCAGCCAGGCCAGCATATTGTACTGCATGGCGTAGTCCTTGACCCGGCGCATGCAGTTCTGGTGCAGGCGGCGCAGTTCGCTGCGCACCTGGAAGAGTTCGGGCGAGCTCTCGTCGCGGATCAGGCCGTCATCGGAGATGCAGCGCAGCAGGGCCGCCGTGAGCTGCACGGGCAGCGGCGTTTCCTGGGCCAGGGCCAGCAGGTGCGGCCACTGGTCCTCGGCTTCGGGCAGGGCGATGGAGGCATGGGCGGCCTTGGCCAGCCGCAGCATCTCGCGCAGGGCCCAGAAGGCATCGGTATCGGGCTGCAGGCCGGGCTTTTCGGCCACCCGCAGGAAGGCGCCCACATCGGGGAAGGACCCCAGGGCAAAGCCGCCCTCGCCCATGGGGCGGGCGGCCCAGACGGCGGATTCGTCATACAGGCGCGCCGCGTGGGTGACGGCGG contains these protein-coding regions:
- a CDS encoding endonuclease MutS2: MIHSRTLHALEFPQITEHLASLCLSPAGRERALELRPLEDAAAVTHAARLYDESAVWAARPMGEGGFALGSFPDVGAFLRVAEKPGLQPDTDAFWALREMLRLAKAAHASIALPEAEDQWPHLLALAQETPLPVQLTAALLRCISDDGLIRDESSPELFQVRSELRRLHQNCMRRVKDYAMQYNMLAWLQDEFMTLSSDRYVLPLKANFKGRMQGIIHDWSQTGETCYFEPMFLVEINNRLQELKREEREEEHKVLAYLRSLLLAELPGARAALELLAQLDVLQAKRRLAAEYDGRCVPLSPVEEGVCLLETRHPLLALVSLRQRKDERGKSGGLQQVRPLDIVLRPGERALIITGGNAGGKTVCLKTLGLCVAMTLSGLPVPAAAGSHLPWFGRVDAFIGDEQSLEDNVSTFTAQIQHLAKAWKHLDSTGLVLLDEFGAGTDPAQGAALAQGVLDGLLDKQTFVLAATHFPALKTYALSREGARAASVLFDPQSKKPLFKLAYDQVGASQALDVAREHGLPESILRRAEHYLLQDGQDTSALLGRLNALAAEREQEIARLRQEQEKARRDTQIMREKTEKERLRLHDEVRAKAGELMRAWKEGRATHKQALKEMSRLRADLAAPVVQEETSVLPQIEHFAPGQQVFHTVFNKRGVVTDMDERRKRVRVDLNGVSLWAAMKDVRQSGQSAQAAAPRAPQRVSPVKAAIANDDAPALRLDLRGMRADQAQAEVERFLDKALLSGFSEVEIVHGRGTGALRRQIHDFLRSFPAVARFATAPEDRGGDGMTIVNLR